From Pseudomonas sp. LS1212, the proteins below share one genomic window:
- the ptsP gene encoding phosphoenolpyruvate--protein phosphotransferase encodes MLELTLEQISMGQTAVDKPAALQLLADHLVSDGLVADGYLAGLQAREAQGSTFLGQGIAIPHGTPQTRDLVFTTGVRLMQFPEGVDWGDGQIVYLAIGIAAKSDEHLRLLQLLTRALGETDLGEALRRASSAEALLKLLQGAAQELALDAQMIGLGVAADDFDELVWRGARLLRQADCVGSGFAAMLQQVEALPLGDGLWWLHSEQAVKRPGLAFVTPHKPLRYLDQPLNGLFCLASLGEAHQALLERLCALLIEGRGHELCRATSTRAVLEALGGEVPADWPSARIGLANAQGLHARPAKILAQLAKQFEGEIRLRIVDSPENPVSAKSLSKLLGLGAHRGQVLEFIAEPSIAADALPALLAAVEEGLGEEIEPLPLAVAVVEEVLEAPAPVQAPIAGAVIQGIAAAPGIAAGPAHLHVQREIDYPLRGETPVFERERLHKALVEVREDIDGLIQRSKAKAIREIFVTHQEMLDDPELTDDVDNRLKQGESAAAAWMSVIEAAARQQESLHDALLAERAADLRDVGRRVLAQLCGIETPHEPEEPYILVMDEVGPSDVARLDPARVAGILTARGGATAHSAIVARALGIPAVVGAGEAVLLLDSGCPLLIDGQRGHLTVAPAADALRRALEERDSRAARLQAAAARRLEPAVTRDGHAVEVFANIGESAGIAAVVDQGAEGVGLLRTELIFMAHQQAPDEATQEAEYRRVLDGLAGRPLVVRTLDVGGDKPLPYWPIAKEENPFLGVRGIRLTLQRPQVMESQLRALLRGADNRPLRIMFPMVGGVEEWRQARDMTERLRQEIPVADLQLGIMIEVPSAALLAPVLAREVDFFSIGTNDLTQYTLAIDRGHPTLSGQADGLHPAVLQLIDITVRAAHAHGKWVGICGELAADPVAVPLLVGLGVDELSVSARSIAEVKAGVRELTLADAQALAQQALIQGTAAQVRALVENA; translated from the coding sequence ATGCTCGAGCTCACTTTAGAGCAGATATCCATGGGCCAGACGGCCGTGGATAAACCCGCCGCACTGCAGCTTCTGGCTGACCATCTAGTGTCCGACGGCCTGGTTGCCGACGGTTACCTCGCAGGCTTGCAGGCGCGAGAGGCGCAGGGCTCGACCTTTCTTGGCCAAGGTATTGCGATCCCCCACGGCACGCCGCAAACCCGAGACCTGGTGTTCACCACCGGCGTGCGCCTGATGCAGTTTCCCGAGGGCGTGGACTGGGGTGACGGGCAGATCGTCTATCTAGCCATTGGCATTGCCGCTAAATCCGACGAGCATCTGCGTTTGCTCCAGCTGCTGACACGAGCGCTGGGTGAGACCGACCTGGGTGAGGCCCTGCGCCGCGCCAGTTCGGCCGAGGCGCTGCTGAAATTGCTGCAGGGCGCTGCACAAGAGCTGGCCCTGGATGCCCAGATGATTGGCCTGGGCGTCGCTGCCGATGATTTCGATGAACTGGTGTGGCGCGGGGCCCGCTTGCTGCGCCAGGCCGACTGTGTCGGCAGCGGTTTCGCCGCGATGTTGCAGCAGGTCGAAGCACTGCCTTTGGGCGATGGCCTGTGGTGGCTGCACAGCGAGCAGGCCGTCAAGCGGCCGGGGCTGGCTTTTGTCACGCCGCACAAACCTCTGCGTTATCTGGATCAGCCGCTTAACGGGCTGTTTTGCCTGGCAAGCCTCGGCGAGGCGCATCAAGCCTTGCTCGAGCGTCTTTGCGCGCTGCTGATCGAAGGGCGAGGGCATGAACTGTGCCGGGCCACCAGCACCCGAGCAGTGCTCGAAGCGTTGGGGGGCGAGGTACCGGCCGATTGGCCGAGTGCTCGCATCGGCCTGGCCAATGCCCAAGGTCTGCATGCTCGTCCGGCGAAGATTCTCGCCCAGTTGGCCAAGCAGTTCGAAGGCGAGATTCGTTTGCGCATCGTCGATAGCCCGGAGAACCCGGTGTCGGCCAAGAGCTTGAGCAAGCTGCTCGGGCTCGGGGCGCATCGCGGCCAGGTGCTGGAGTTCATTGCCGAGCCGAGTATCGCCGCCGATGCCTTGCCAGCGTTGCTGGCGGCTGTCGAAGAAGGCCTGGGCGAAGAGATCGAACCGCTGCCGTTGGCTGTTGCCGTGGTCGAAGAGGTGCTTGAGGCGCCGGCCCCGGTTCAGGCGCCGATCGCCGGTGCGGTCATCCAGGGCATCGCCGCCGCACCGGGGATTGCCGCAGGGCCGGCGCACCTGCATGTTCAGCGCGAAATCGATTACCCATTGCGTGGAGAGACTCCAGTCTTTGAGCGCGAGCGCTTGCACAAGGCCCTGGTCGAGGTGCGCGAAGATATCGATGGGCTGATCCAGCGGAGCAAGGCCAAGGCCATCCGCGAGATATTCGTCACCCACCAGGAAATGCTCGACGACCCGGAATTGACCGATGACGTCGACAATCGTCTCAAGCAGGGCGAAAGCGCGGCAGCGGCCTGGATGTCGGTGATCGAAGCGGCCGCGCGGCAGCAGGAATCCCTGCACGATGCCTTGCTGGCCGAGCGGGCGGCGGATCTGCGCGACGTTGGCCGCCGCGTGCTGGCGCAACTGTGCGGCATCGAGACACCACATGAGCCCGAAGAACCTTACATCCTGGTGATGGATGAAGTCGGCCCTTCCGACGTTGCCCGGCTCGACCCGGCCCGCGTTGCCGGGATTCTTACGGCCCGGGGCGGGGCGACAGCACACAGTGCCATCGTCGCTCGTGCGCTGGGTATCCCTGCCGTGGTCGGAGCCGGTGAAGCGGTGCTGCTGCTCGATTCGGGTTGCCCATTGCTGATCGACGGCCAGCGCGGCCACCTGACGGTGGCGCCTGCCGCCGACGCCCTGCGCCGTGCCCTGGAAGAGCGCGACAGCCGAGCAGCGCGTTTGCAGGCCGCTGCCGCCCGGCGTCTGGAACCGGCGGTGACCCGTGACGGGCATGCCGTGGAAGTGTTCGCCAATATCGGCGAAAGTGCCGGGATCGCCGCCGTGGTCGATCAGGGCGCCGAGGGCGTCGGCTTGCTGCGCACCGAGCTGATTTTCATGGCTCACCAGCAGGCACCGGATGAAGCCACCCAGGAAGCCGAATATCGTCGCGTGCTCGATGGCTTGGCCGGTCGGCCGCTGGTGGTGCGAACCCTGGATGTCGGCGGCGACAAGCCGTTGCCTTACTGGCCGATCGCCAAGGAAGAAAACCCCTTCCTCGGCGTACGCGGTATCCGTCTCACGCTGCAGCGTCCGCAGGTCATGGAAAGTCAGTTGCGTGCGTTGCTGCGGGGGGCAGACAACCGGCCGCTGCGGATCATGTTTCCCATGGTCGGGGGTGTCGAAGAATGGCGCCAGGCCAGGGACATGACTGAACGTCTGCGTCAGGAAATTCCGGTGGCCGATCTGCAACTCGGGATCATGATCGAAGTCCCGTCGGCCGCGTTGCTGGCGCCGGTGCTGGCCCGTGAAGTGGACTTCTTCAGTATCGGCACCAACGATTTGACCCAATACACCCTGGCCATCGACCGCGGCCACCCGACACTCTCGGGCCAGGCCGATGGCTTGCACCCCGCCGTGCTGCAATTGATCGATATCACCGTGCGCGCCGCCCACGCCCATGGCAAGTGGGTCGGGATCTGTGGCGAACTGGCTGCCGACCCTGTCGCGGTGCCGTTGTTGGTGGGGCTGGGAGTCGATGAATTGAGTGTCTCGGCGCGCAGCATTGCCGAGGTCAAGGCCGGGGTGCGCGAACTGACCCTGGCCGACGCCCAGGCGTTGGCGCAGCAGGCGCTGATACAAGGTACCGCAGCCCAGGTGCGGGCCCTGGTGGAGAACGCATGA
- a CDS encoding PTS fructose-like transporter subunit IIB, whose protein sequence is MKLAIVTSCPSGMVSSVLSARLLEAAAQRQGWSTSVEVHDPKHPEQQLSQATIDAAQWVLVVSTGAIDLSRFVGKRLYHSSPAQALQDVEAFLRKAADEAQVYAAPTVAPVAQARAPRIVAVTACPTGVAHTFMAAEALQQAAKQLGYSLQVETQGSVGARNPLGAGDIADADVVLLAADIEVPTERFAGKRIYRCGTGIALKQAQATLDKALAQGKEETAGAAAGTSGQAAGSEKAGVYKHLLTGVSFMLPMVVAGGLLIALSFVFGITAYKEPGTLPAALMQIGGDAAFKLMVPLLAGYIAYSIADRPGLAPGMIGGLLASILGAGFIGGIIAGFLAGYSAKAINRWARLPTSLEALKPILIIPLLASLFTGLVMIYVVGKPVAGLLEGLTHFLDSMGTTNAILLGVLLGGMMCVDLGGPINKAAYAFSVGLLASQSYAPMAATMAAGMVPPIGLGIASFIARRKFAQSEREAGKAALVLGLCFISEGAIPFAAKDPLRVIPAAIAGGALAGALSMYFGCKLMAPHGGLFVMLIPNAINHALLYLLAIVAGSLLTAVVYSVLKRSEVMEMAVEPVKA, encoded by the coding sequence ATGAAACTAGCCATTGTCACGTCCTGCCCCAGCGGCATGGTCTCCAGCGTTCTCAGTGCCCGGTTGCTGGAAGCGGCCGCCCAGCGGCAGGGCTGGAGCACCAGCGTCGAGGTCCATGACCCGAAACATCCGGAACAACAACTGTCGCAGGCAACGATCGATGCGGCGCAGTGGGTACTGGTCGTCAGCACAGGTGCCATCGACCTGAGCCGGTTTGTCGGCAAGCGCTTGTACCACAGCAGCCCGGCGCAGGCCCTGCAGGACGTCGAAGCCTTTCTGCGCAAGGCGGCCGACGAGGCGCAAGTGTATGCCGCACCGACAGTTGCACCGGTGGCGCAGGCGCGTGCGCCGCGCATCGTGGCGGTGACTGCCTGCCCGACGGGCGTCGCCCACACGTTCATGGCCGCCGAGGCCTTGCAGCAGGCGGCCAAACAACTCGGGTACAGCCTGCAGGTCGAGACCCAGGGGTCGGTCGGCGCGCGCAATCCGCTTGGCGCTGGCGACATTGCCGACGCCGATGTAGTGCTGCTGGCCGCCGACATCGAGGTGCCGACCGAGCGTTTTGCCGGCAAGCGAATCTATCGTTGCGGTACCGGCATTGCCCTCAAGCAGGCACAGGCGACTCTGGACAAGGCATTGGCACAGGGCAAGGAAGAAACCGCCGGTGCTGCGGCCGGCACCAGTGGCCAAGCGGCCGGTTCGGAAAAGGCCGGGGTGTACAAGCACCTGCTGACCGGCGTGTCGTTCATGCTGCCGATGGTGGTGGCCGGTGGCTTGCTGATCGCCTTGTCCTTCGTCTTCGGGATCACCGCGTACAAGGAGCCGGGCACCTTGCCGGCTGCCTTGATGCAGATCGGCGGGGATGCCGCGTTCAAGTTGATGGTGCCATTGCTGGCGGGTTACATCGCCTATTCCATCGCCGACCGCCCGGGCCTGGCACCGGGAATGATCGGCGGCTTGCTGGCCAGCATCCTCGGGGCCGGCTTCATCGGCGGTATCATTGCCGGTTTTCTGGCCGGTTACAGCGCGAAGGCGATCAATCGCTGGGCGCGTTTGCCCACTAGCCTGGAAGCGCTCAAGCCGATCCTGATCATTCCATTGCTGGCGAGTCTGTTCACCGGCCTGGTCATGATCTATGTGGTGGGTAAACCGGTGGCCGGATTGCTCGAAGGTCTGACCCACTTCCTCGACAGCATGGGCACCACAAACGCGATACTGCTGGGCGTGCTGCTCGGCGGGATGATGTGCGTGGACCTTGGTGGGCCGATCAACAAGGCTGCCTATGCCTTTTCGGTAGGCTTGCTGGCATCGCAGAGCTACGCACCGATGGCCGCGACTATGGCGGCCGGCATGGTGCCGCCCATTGGTCTGGGCATCGCCAGCTTCATTGCCCGGCGCAAATTCGCCCAGAGCGAACGCGAGGCCGGCAAGGCGGCATTGGTGCTGGGCTTGTGCTTCATCTCCGAAGGGGCGATCCCCTTTGCGGCCAAGGACCCGCTGCGGGTGATCCCGGCCGCCATCGCCGGTGGTGCATTGGCGGGGGCGTTGTCGATGTACTTCGGTTGCAAGTTGATGGCGCCCCACGGCGGGCTGTTCGTGATGCTGATTCCAAACGCGATCAACCATGCGCTTTTGTACTTGCTGGCAATCGTGGCAGGCAGCTTGCTGACGGCGGTGGTGTATTCGGTGCTCAAGCGCAGTGAAGTGATGGAGATGGCGGTGGAACCTGTGAAGGCTTGA
- the pfkB gene encoding 1-phosphofructokinase, with translation MARILTITLNPALDLTIELAELRLGEVNRSEALHSHAAGKGLNVAQVLADLGHSLTVSGFIGMDNQQPFDTLFARRGFVDAFIRVPGETRSNIKLAENGGRITDLNGPGLQVDENAQQALLARLERIAPGHDAVVVAGSLPRGVSAQWLQTLLERLKAMGLKVALDTSGEALRAGLAAAPWLVKPNTEELAEAMGSGVDQVVAARTLREQGVEHVVISHGAEGVNWFSNQPALQALPPKVRVASTVGAGDSLLAGMVHGLLGNHSAEQTLRTATAIAAMAVTQIGFGITDTERLALLEGDVRVRALTEE, from the coding sequence ATGGCAAGGATTCTGACCATTACCCTCAACCCGGCGCTGGACCTGACCATTGAGCTGGCCGAACTGCGCCTGGGCGAGGTCAATCGTAGCGAGGCGTTGCACAGTCATGCCGCGGGCAAGGGCTTGAACGTGGCACAGGTGCTGGCCGATCTGGGTCATAGCCTGACGGTGAGCGGCTTTATCGGCATGGACAATCAGCAGCCCTTCGACACGCTGTTTGCGCGGCGCGGCTTTGTCGATGCCTTTATCCGCGTGCCCGGCGAGACCCGCAGCAATATCAAGCTGGCTGAGAATGGCGGGCGTATCACCGATCTCAACGGGCCCGGCCTGCAGGTCGACGAGAACGCCCAGCAGGCATTGCTGGCACGTCTTGAGCGGATTGCCCCCGGTCACGATGCGGTGGTGGTGGCCGGCAGCTTGCCGCGTGGCGTGAGTGCGCAGTGGTTGCAGACGCTGCTCGAACGGCTCAAGGCCATGGGCTTGAAAGTGGCGCTCGACACGAGTGGCGAGGCATTGCGTGCAGGCCTGGCAGCGGCGCCGTGGTTGGTCAAGCCAAACACCGAGGAGCTGGCCGAGGCCATGGGCAGTGGAGTCGATCAAGTCGTTGCCGCACGCACCTTGCGTGAGCAAGGGGTCGAGCATGTGGTGATTTCCCACGGAGCCGAAGGCGTGAACTGGTTCAGCAACCAGCCAGCGCTGCAGGCGCTGCCACCCAAGGTCAGGGTCGCCAGTACGGTAGGCGCTGGCGACTCGCTGCTGGCTGGCATGGTGCATGGCCTGCTGGGCAATCATTCTGCCGAGCAGACCCTGCGCACGGCCACGGCCATCGCTGCGATGGCCGTGACGCAGATTGGCTTCGGAATTACCGATACGGAGCGCCTGGCGCTGCTTGAAGGCGACGTTCGCGTACGCGCTCTGACAGAAGAATAA
- a CDS encoding TatD family hydrolase has product MRLIDTHTHLDFPDFDVDRPALLANARAQGVERIVVLGVYQSNWQRVWDLVQSDPQLYAAFGLHPVYLDEHRPADLTELSDWLTRLKEHRQLCAVGEFGLDYYLPSLDRERQQALFEAQLQLAADFHLPALLHVRRSHARVIASLKQFRLQRGGIIHAFAGSAEEAREYIKLGFKLGLGGAATWPQALRMHKVIAALPLDSVVLETDAPDMAPAMFAGLRNSPEHLPQIAQALAGLMGITASELAAATTRNACELFQW; this is encoded by the coding sequence ATGAGGCTGATCGACACCCACACACATCTGGATTTTCCGGATTTCGATGTCGATCGGCCGGCCCTGCTGGCCAATGCCCGCGCTCAGGGTGTCGAGCGCATCGTGGTGCTTGGGGTCTACCAGAGTAATTGGCAGCGGGTCTGGGACCTGGTGCAAAGCGACCCGCAGCTCTATGCCGCATTCGGTCTGCACCCGGTCTATCTCGATGAACATCGCCCGGCAGACTTGACCGAGCTGAGTGACTGGCTGACGCGCCTCAAAGAGCACCGACAGCTCTGTGCCGTGGGGGAGTTCGGCCTGGATTACTACCTGCCGAGCCTGGATCGCGAGCGCCAGCAGGCGCTGTTCGAGGCTCAATTGCAATTGGCAGCAGACTTCCACCTGCCTGCGCTTTTGCATGTGCGGCGCAGCCATGCCCGCGTCATCGCCAGCCTCAAGCAGTTTCGTCTTCAGCGTGGCGGCATCATTCACGCATTTGCCGGCAGCGCCGAAGAAGCACGCGAGTACATCAAGCTCGGCTTCAAGCTGGGCCTGGGCGGCGCCGCCACCTGGCCGCAGGCATTGCGCATGCACAAAGTGATCGCGGCACTGCCGCTCGACAGCGTAGTGCTGGAGACCGACGCGCCGGACATGGCCCCGGCCATGTTCGCAGGCCTGCGCAACAGTCCCGAACACTTGCCGCAAATCGCCCAGGCACTGGCCGGCTTGATGGGCATCACGGCCAGTGAACTGGCCGCTGCCACCACTCGCAACGCCTGCGAGTTATTTCAATGGTGA
- a CDS encoding sulfite reductase flavoprotein subunit alpha: MLKKTLFQLHWFFGISAGLVLALMGITGATWSFQDELLRLLNPEALTVQVLESGALPPAELVRKIEAETGNRVADLRVEISSGYASRVFFTPPPGERRGPMRYFDAYTGTLKGDVSGQAFFDLMLQLHRFLAIGDTGRQITGACTLILIFFCLSGLYLRWPRKALNWRIWLTLDWAKKGRSFNWDLHAVAGTWCLLFYLLFALTGLFWSYEWYREGLNKLLADGPTPGQQHKNGEARGRSPKPAADAPPLVVDYDAVWKSIQSTAGPGLSTYNLRLPQVGKQPATVYYVLENAEHERALNQISLDPATGTVFKVERYADKSFKAQLLTSVYALHVGSYFGMIGRILVTIASLTMPLFFVTGWLLYLDRRRKKRQVRQARNGLSASKGDASGWLIGFASQSGFAEQLAWQTAGQLQSAGLPVRVQPLAQLTEADLNQSQQALFVVSTFGDGEAPDSARGFERKVLGQPWTLDKLNFGLLALGDRQYPQFCGFAHRVHGWLTERGAKPAFAPIEVDSADPAALQHWQQELARLTGSQPVSTWQAPSYSNWTLARREHLNPGSQGSAVFLLGLVPDKPQTWEAGDLVEILPRNSDAAVEQFLGGLGIAAQTRVVLDGLQETLAQALASRQLPQSRGHLVGLHAQALVDALIPIAAREYSIASIASDGVLELIIRQERYADGSLGLGSGWLTEHATLGSAISLRLRRNSSFHLPQAPVPMILLGNGTGIAGLRSLLKARIADGQQRNWLLFGERNVAHDFHCGDELQGWLANGDLSRLDLAFSRDQAQKIYVQDRLREHAEQLRSWLVDGAAIYICGSLQGMASGVDAVLNEVLGAAEVERLIESGRYRRDVY, from the coding sequence GTGTTGAAGAAAACACTGTTTCAGCTGCACTGGTTTTTCGGTATCAGCGCGGGCCTGGTGCTGGCACTGATGGGGATCACCGGCGCGACATGGTCCTTCCAGGATGAGCTGCTGCGCCTTCTCAATCCCGAAGCCCTGACCGTCCAGGTTCTGGAGAGCGGTGCCCTGCCACCGGCCGAACTGGTGCGCAAGATTGAAGCCGAGACCGGCAACCGCGTCGCCGACCTGCGGGTCGAGATCAGCAGCGGCTATGCCTCACGGGTATTCTTCACCCCGCCACCCGGCGAGCGTCGCGGGCCGATGCGTTATTTCGACGCCTACACCGGCACACTCAAGGGCGACGTCAGCGGCCAGGCGTTTTTCGACCTGATGCTGCAATTGCACAGGTTTCTGGCCATTGGCGATACCGGGCGCCAGATCACCGGTGCCTGCACCCTGATCCTGATTTTCTTCTGCCTTTCCGGCTTGTACCTGCGCTGGCCACGCAAGGCGCTGAACTGGCGGATCTGGTTGACGCTGGACTGGGCGAAAAAGGGCCGCAGCTTCAACTGGGACCTGCACGCAGTGGCCGGCACCTGGTGCTTGCTGTTCTATCTCTTGTTCGCCCTGACCGGGCTGTTCTGGTCCTATGAATGGTACCGTGAAGGTTTGAACAAGCTGCTGGCCGATGGCCCGACGCCCGGTCAACAACACAAGAACGGTGAAGCTCGCGGCCGGAGTCCGAAACCTGCCGCCGACGCCCCGCCGCTGGTCGTCGATTATGACGCCGTGTGGAAAAGCATCCAGAGCACCGCCGGTCCCGGCCTGAGCACCTATAATCTGCGCTTGCCGCAGGTTGGCAAGCAGCCGGCCACGGTCTACTACGTACTGGAAAACGCCGAGCACGAGCGCGCACTTAACCAGATCAGTCTGGACCCAGCCACCGGCACGGTCTTTAAAGTCGAACGCTATGCCGACAAGTCATTCAAGGCGCAGTTGCTGACCAGCGTCTATGCCCTGCACGTGGGCAGCTACTTCGGAATGATCGGCCGGATTCTGGTCACCATTGCCAGCCTGACCATGCCGCTGTTCTTTGTCACCGGCTGGTTGCTGTACCTCGATCGCCGACGCAAGAAGCGCCAGGTGCGCCAGGCACGCAACGGTTTGAGCGCGAGCAAGGGCGATGCATCCGGCTGGTTGATCGGTTTTGCCAGCCAGAGTGGTTTTGCCGAGCAACTGGCCTGGCAGACCGCCGGTCAGCTGCAGTCCGCCGGTCTGCCGGTGCGGGTCCAGCCGCTGGCGCAACTGACCGAGGCGGACTTGAACCAGTCGCAACAAGCCTTGTTCGTCGTCAGTACCTTCGGTGACGGCGAAGCACCGGACAGCGCCCGCGGCTTCGAGCGCAAAGTGCTGGGCCAGCCCTGGACGCTGGACAAGCTCAACTTCGGTTTGCTGGCACTCGGCGATCGGCAATACCCGCAGTTCTGTGGCTTCGCCCATCGGGTCCACGGCTGGTTGACCGAACGCGGCGCCAAACCGGCATTCGCGCCGATCGAAGTCGACAGCGCCGATCCGGCAGCATTGCAGCACTGGCAACAGGAACTTGCGCGCCTGACCGGCAGCCAGCCGGTGAGCACCTGGCAAGCGCCAAGCTACAGCAATTGGACCCTGGCCCGGCGCGAGCACCTTAATCCGGGCAGCCAGGGTTCGGCGGTTTTTCTGTTGGGTCTGGTGCCGGATAAGCCGCAAACCTGGGAAGCCGGCGACCTGGTCGAAATCCTGCCGCGCAACAGTGATGCAGCGGTCGAGCAATTTCTTGGCGGGCTGGGCATTGCCGCGCAAACACGGGTGGTCCTCGATGGCCTGCAGGAAACCCTGGCCCAGGCGCTTGCCAGCCGGCAGTTGCCGCAGAGCCGCGGGCACCTGGTGGGGCTGCATGCCCAGGCCCTGGTCGATGCGCTGATTCCCATCGCCGCCCGGGAATACTCGATCGCCTCGATCGCCAGCGACGGCGTACTTGAGCTGATCATCCGTCAGGAGCGTTATGCCGATGGCAGCCTCGGCCTGGGTTCGGGTTGGCTCACCGAACACGCAACGCTGGGTTCGGCAATCAGCCTTCGGCTACGGCGCAACAGCAGCTTCCATCTACCACAAGCGCCGGTGCCCATGATCCTGCTGGGTAACGGCACGGGCATCGCCGGGCTGCGCAGCTTGCTCAAGGCGCGTATAGCCGACGGTCAACAGCGTAACTGGTTGCTGTTTGGCGAGCGCAACGTCGCCCATGACTTCCATTGCGGCGATGAGTTGCAAGGGTGGCTGGCCAACGGCGATCTGAGCCGGCTCGACCTGGCGTTCTCCCGCGACCAGGCGCAGAAGATTTATGTGCAGGATCGCTTGCGCGAGCATGCCGAGCAACTGCGCAGCTGGTTGGTCGATGGAGCTGCGATCTATATCTGTGGCAGCCTGCAAGGGATGGCATCAGGGGTTGATGCGGTGCTGAACGAGGTGCTGGGGGCTGCTGAAGTGGAGCGGCTGATCGAGTCGGGGCGGTATCGGCGGGATGTTTATTGA
- the cra gene encoding catabolite repressor/activator has protein sequence MKLSDIARLAGVSVTTASYVINGKAEQQRISNSTVERVRAVVEQHGFTPNPQAAGLRSRHTRTLGFILPDLENPSYARIAKQLEQGARAQGYQLLIASSDDNPESERQLQQLFRARRCDALFVASCLPATDDSYSELQAKGVPIIGIDRAMDPARFCSVVSDDRHASLQLTRSLLVPTPRHIALIGGRPELSVSQERTGGFEEALQGFEGDILIHQGAAFSRECGRQLMNDLLARLGHLPDALVTTSYVLLQGVFDVLQSRPVSSNTLHLGTFGDTQLLDFLPLPVNAMAQQHPLIAQTALRLALGAIEQQHYEPGVHAIARTFKQRIFEA, from the coding sequence TTGAAACTCAGCGATATCGCCCGCCTGGCCGGTGTGTCGGTCACCACGGCCAGCTATGTCATCAATGGCAAGGCCGAACAGCAACGCATCAGTAACAGCACTGTGGAACGCGTGCGGGCGGTGGTCGAGCAGCACGGCTTCACGCCCAACCCACAAGCGGCCGGCTTGCGCAGCCGGCACACGCGCACCCTGGGTTTCATCCTGCCGGACCTGGAAAACCCCAGTTACGCGCGCATCGCCAAACAACTGGAACAAGGTGCCCGGGCCCAGGGTTATCAACTGCTGATCGCCAGCAGCGACGATAACCCCGAGAGCGAACGGCAATTGCAGCAGCTGTTCCGCGCTCGCCGTTGCGACGCACTGTTCGTCGCCAGTTGCCTGCCGGCCACTGACGACAGTTACAGCGAACTGCAAGCCAAGGGCGTGCCGATCATCGGGATCGACCGGGCGATGGACCCGGCCCGTTTCTGCTCGGTCGTCAGCGACGACCGCCATGCCAGCCTGCAACTCACCCGCAGCCTGCTGGTACCGACGCCGCGCCATATCGCCCTGATCGGCGGGCGCCCCGAGCTGAGCGTCAGCCAGGAGCGTACCGGTGGTTTCGAAGAGGCCCTGCAGGGCTTTGAAGGCGACATACTGATTCATCAAGGCGCAGCCTTCAGCCGCGAATGCGGTCGCCAGCTGATGAATGACTTGCTCGCACGCCTCGGCCACCTTCCCGATGCCCTGGTGACAACCTCCTACGTGCTGCTGCAGGGCGTGTTCGATGTGCTGCAAAGTCGTCCGGTCAGTTCCAACACGCTACACCTGGGCACCTTCGGTGACACCCAATTGCTGGATTTTCTGCCGCTGCCGGTCAACGCCATGGCCCAGCAGCATCCCTTGATCGCCCAGACCGCATTGCGCCTGGCGCTCGGCGCAATCGAGCAGCAACACTACGAGCCCGGCGTGCACGCCATCGCCCGGACCTTCAAACAGCGCATTTTCGAGGCCTGA